Proteins from a genomic interval of Heteronotia binoei isolate CCM8104 ecotype False Entrance Well chromosome 5, APGP_CSIRO_Hbin_v1, whole genome shotgun sequence:
- the LOC132572044 gene encoding uncharacterized protein LOC132572044 encodes MDGGREETAPILVPAAAAATAAPPAQEQAQLPPAASATPAPPAQAELPPAAAPTPAPPAQAELPPAAAPTPAPPAQAQLPPAAAPTPAPPAQAELPPAAAPTPAPPAQAELPPAAAPTPAPPAQAELPPAAAPTPAPPAQAELPPAAAPTPAPPAQAELPPAAAPTPAPPAQAELPPAAAPTPAPPAQEVASSCKQLLDDALAFR; translated from the exons ATGGATGG CGGGAGGGAGGAAacggcgccaattttggtgcccGCTGCTGCCGCAGCAACAGCAGCGCCGCCGGCCCAGGAGCAGGCGCAACTGCCGCCCGCCGCctcagcaacaccagcgccgcctGCCCAGGCGGAactgccgcccgccgccgccccAACACCAGCGCCGCCTGCCCAGGCGGAactgccgcccgccgccgccccAACACCAGCGCCACCTGCCCAGGCGCAactgccgcccgccgccgccccAACACCAGCGCCGCCTGCCCAGGCGGAactgccgcccgccgccgccccAACACCAGCGCCGCCTGCCCAGGCGGAactgccgcccgccgccgccccAACACCAGCGCCGCCTGCCCAGGCGGAactgccgcccgccgccgccccAACACCAGCGCCGCCTGCCCAGGCGGAactgccgcccgccgccgccccAACACCAGCGCCGCCTGCCCAGGCGGAactgccgcccgccgccgccccAACACCAGCGCCGCCTGCCCAGGCGGAactgccgcccgccgccgccccAACACCAGCGCCGCCTGCCCAG gaagtggcatcatcatgcaAGCAACTTCTGGATGATGCTCTGGCAtttaggtag